ATGAGAATAGCGGAAAGGAATATTTGACCAGCCCATGGGAAGCCAGGAATGAATATATCGAGGTTATTCTTAACCGTTCTGAGAAAAACAGGAACAGATTTTTTGAAAGACATGCTGTAAGAAATCTCAATGATGATGAAAAGATACTGGTGCTTAAACTCCTTGAGATCCAGAGGCATGGGATGTTGATGTACACAAGCTGTGGATGGTTTTTTGATGAAATTTCAGGTATCGAAACCATACAAGTCATCCAGTATGCAGGCAGGGCCATCCAATTATCGGATGATATATTTCATGACGGCCTTAAAAATACCTTTTTAGAAAAACTTGCTGCAGCAAAGAGCAACATACCAGAATATAAGGATGGAGCGTACCTGTATGAGAAATTTGTTGAGCCAGTCGTAATAGACCTCAAGAAAGTCGGTGTGCATTATGCCATCAGTTCGCTTTTTGAGGACTATCCTGAAAGCACGAGGATTTATTGTTATACGGTTACCAAAGGAGATTATAAGAAGATACAAGCAGGCAGGTTTAAACTTGCCGTTGGTTGTATTCGTCTTATATCAGAGATAACGGGAGAAGGGGAATATATAACGTTCGGTGTTATACACCTTGGTGATCATGTTTTTCATGGGGGCGGACACACCTTTGCTGGAGATGAGGCGTATCAATACATGAAGGAAGAAATAATCGCAGCATTTGAGAGAGGGGCTTTTGCAAATATCATAAGGCTGATGGATAAATATTTTGGCATGCATAATTACTCCCTCAGAGAGTTATTCAAAGATGGCCAGCGTAAAATCCTGAACCTTATCATGAGCGCGACATTAGAAGAGTTTGAAACATCCTATCGTACGATGTATGAGAACAACAGTATTCTTATGGGGTTTTTAAAAGACACCGGAATGCCTGTGCCAGGGGTGTTTTATACGGCTGCAGAATTTACCCTTAACCATGATCTGAAAAAGGCGTTTGAGGAAGGACTGGATGCCGATAAGATACGGGGCATTGTTCATGAAATAAAGCGATGGAATGTTACGGTAGATTCTTCTGCCCTTGAATTCATAGTTCGTCGCAAAATTGAAAAGTTAATGGATGAATTGTATAAGAATATACCGGATATATCCTTACTTCGGAAGATGGAGAAAAAGCTGCAGATACTTAGCTTGCTGCCCTTTGAGGTAAACCTCTGGTATGTACAGAATATTTATTACAAAATGGCAAAAACAATCTACAAAGAT
The genomic region above belongs to Candidatus Jettenia caeni and contains:
- a CDS encoding glycoside hydrolase, with the protein product MDRYICVHGHFYQPPRENPWLEAIEIQDSAYPYHDWNERVNAECYAPNTASRVRDGDGRILDIVNNYAKISFNFGPTVLSWMKAYSPEIYQAILDADRLSMEYRSGHGNALAQAYNHVIMPLANSRDKRTQIIWGIKDFEHRFNRFPEGMWLPETAVNMETLELLAEFGIKFTILTPHQAARVKNDTEKWEDVSGGRIDPTMAYRCRLLSGSIINIFFYDGPISHAVAFEKLLHRGENFAIRLLGGFSDLRQWPQILNIATDGETYGHHHRFGEMALAFALNYIETKNLAKLTNYGEYLEKYPPTHEVEIIENTSWSCARGIERWRSNCGCNSGGHPGWSQEWRAPLRDSMDWLRGQLELRYENSGKEYLTSPWEARNEYIEVILNRSEKNRNRFFERHAVRNLNDDEKILVLKLLEIQRHGMLMYTSCGWFFDEISGIETIQVIQYAGRAIQLSDDIFHDGLKNTFLEKLAAAKSNIPEYKDGAYLYEKFVEPVVIDLKKVGVHYAISSLFEDYPESTRIYCYTVTKGDYKKIQAGRFKLAVGCIRLISEITGEGEYITFGVIHLGDHVFHGGGHTFAGDEAYQYMKEEIIAAFERGAFANIIRLMDKYFGMHNYSLRELFKDGQRKILNLIMSATLEEFETSYRTMYENNSILMGFLKDTGMPVPGVFYTAAEFTLNHDLKKAFEEGLDADKIRGIVHEIKRWNVTVDSSALEFIVRRKIEKLMDELYKNIPDISLLRKMEKKLQILSLLPFEVNLWYVQNIYYKMAKTIYKDFLLRTKFDERDKSCWVEEFKKIGRILSFNTDIVLPKD